A genomic stretch from Argiope bruennichi chromosome 2, qqArgBrue1.1, whole genome shotgun sequence includes:
- the LOC129989294 gene encoding facilitated trehalose transporter Tret1-like, whose translation MPSLSEKLKNAVTNENMDELPLIPFVNLRNTHIAAISALLYIVVMGMVNSYSSAATVDMKLPGSRFQDITPDEITWIASLPQISGLVGNFFSGYITHKIGRKATLVFASSSYISSWLAIAYAPTIPVIYIGRLTCGLSAGICCVAVPAYIVEIAPTEIRGFLTSGFQLAYSIGVFLIISVGTTMRWSWLAIVGACLTTIALCLIVIMPESPTWLMRESRTHEALKGIAFLKGKNADLKKELQDISDNLNESKNNNFSLRELLHPTFYKPALIAVCLVFFQQASGINVVMSYTIEIFTNIGSAVTPNTSSTIVAAVQVIGTLLGSILMDKSGRKRLYIISGTCMTISLFILATYIYVFKFSGILMNLHVYGWIPLLSLIIFVLSFSLGVGPIPFVMAPEMSPIRFRSTIIAMAALLCSLFAFIATKLFEDMRTFFGLYGLFWTYSFFSFLSALFGYFILPETKGLTLRQISLTFSESVDNI comes from the exons ATGCCATCGCtctctgaaaaattaaagaaCGCTGTCACAAACGAAAACATGGATGAGCTACCTCTTATACCGTTTGTGAATCTAAGGAACACTCACATTGCCGCCATATCAGCTCTTTTGTACATTGTTGTAATGGGCATGGTAAATTCTTACTCTTCTGCTGCTACTGTGGACATGAAACTCCCCGGTAGCCGATTCCAAGATATAACTCCCGATGAAATCACGTGGATCGCCAGTTTGCCTCAAATTTCTGGATTAGTTGGAAACTTTTTCTCTG gttATATAACTCACAAGATTGGCCGAAAAGCAACACTTGTCTTCGCTTCATCTTCATATATATCCAGCTGGCTAGCTATTGCTTATGCTCCTACAATACCAGTTATTTACATTGGACGACTGACGTGTGGGCTTAGTGCTGGAATATGCTGTGTAGCCGTTCCCGCTTACATTGTAGAAATTGCTCCTACCGAAATTAGAGGTTTCTTAACTTCAGGCTTTCAACTTGCTTACAGCATTGGCGTATTTTTGATCATTTCCGTGGGCACTACTATGAGATGGTCATGGCTTGCAATTGTTGGCGCATGTTTAACAACTATTGCGCTTTGTCTTATTGTAATTATGCCCGAGTCTCCCACCTGGCTGATGCGAGAATCCAGAACTCATGAGGCTCTGAAGGGTATAGCATTCCTGAAAGgaaaaaatgcagatttaaagAAGGAACTTCAagatatttcagataatttgaaCGAATCCAAAAATAACAACTTTTCTCTCAGAGAACTGCTTCATCCAACCTTCTACAAACCTGCTCTTATTGCGGTTTGTTTGGTGTTTTTTCAGCAAGCATCCGGCATTAATGTTGTCATGTCGtacacaattgaaatttttactaacaTCGGTAGTGCTGTTACCCCTAACACGTCGTCTACTATCGTTGCAGCTGTTCAAGTTATTGGGACTCTGTTAGGTAGTATTTTAATGGACAAATCTGGACGTAAACGACTGTATATAATTTCAGGGACTTGCATGACTATTTCTCTCTTCATTCTTGCTACATACATATACGTGTTCAAATTCAgtggaattttaatgaatttgcatGTATATGGTTGGATACCCCTTTTGAGCTTAATCATATTTGTGCTTTCATTTTCATTAGGTGTTGGACCAATTCCTTTTGTTATGGCACCTGAAATGTCCCCCATTCGTTTTAGGAGTACAATTATTGCTATGGCTGCATTATTGTGTTCATTATTTGCATTCATCGCAACAAAACTTTTTGAAGATATGCGAACATTTTTCGGTCTCTATGGACTGTTTTggacttattcatttttttcgttCTTGAGTGCACTTTTCGGTTATTTTATTCTACCAGAAACCAAGGGACTGACACTTCGTCAAATTAGTCTGACTTTTTCAGAGTCTGTCGATAACATATGA